A part of Desulforegulaceae bacterium genomic DNA contains:
- a CDS encoding outer membrane protein assembly factor BamD, which produces MKRIFLFVMAAVFLSGCGLFHKETEKTATELITEARTEFEDKDYLDAIKLFEQLRNWYPFSEHVKEAQIKIGDAYFELKKYDEAIRAYKLFERLYPLHPEAEKASFRIAESYYKQILSIDRDQTYTEEALNHFIKFIQSYPDSQLVKKAKKHSKDCIERLAKSELYVADFYLKQKSFDSAIARYENIIKFYPDSHSAVKAVKKIESAKILQKKAMDKEK; this is translated from the coding sequence TTTTTGTGATGGCCGCAGTCTTTTTGTCAGGGTGCGGCCTTTTTCACAAAGAAACTGAAAAAACAGCAACAGAACTGATAACAGAAGCAAGAACAGAATTTGAAGACAAAGACTATCTTGATGCCATAAAACTCTTTGAACAGCTTAGAAACTGGTATCCTTTTAGTGAGCATGTCAAAGAAGCCCAGATTAAAATTGGTGATGCCTACTTTGAACTAAAAAAATATGATGAGGCAATCAGGGCATACAAGCTTTTTGAAAGACTTTACCCTTTGCATCCTGAAGCAGAAAAAGCATCCTTCAGGATAGCAGAATCTTATTACAAGCAAATTCTTTCAATAGACAGAGATCAGACATATACAGAAGAAGCTCTTAATCATTTTATTAAATTCATCCAGAGCTACCCTGACTCTCAACTTGTAAAAAAAGCCAAAAAACATTCAAAAGATTGTATTGAACGGCTTGCAAAGTCTGAACTTTATGTGGCAGATTTTTATCTAAAACAAAAGTCCTTTGATTCTGCTATAGCAAGATATGAAAATATAATAAAATTTTATCCAGATTCTCATTCAGCTGTAAAAGCAGTCAAAAAGATTGAATCTGCGAAAATATTACAAAAAAAAGCCATGGACAAAGAAAAATAG
- the rpmB gene encoding 50S ribosomal protein L28, with amino-acid sequence MSKQCTICGKKPMTGNTISHAHNVNKRRFNPNIQKVRAKIKGSVKTIQACTNCIKSGKVEKAPK; translated from the coding sequence ATGTCAAAACAATGCACAATCTGCGGCAAAAAGCCAATGACAGGAAATACTATAAGCCACGCTCACAATGTTAACAAAAGACGGTTTAACCCAAATATCCAGAAAGTTAGGGCAAAAATCAAAGGAAGCGTAAAAACAATTCAGGCATGTACAAATTGTATAAAATCAGGAAAAGTTGAAAAAGCACCCAAATAA